A single region of the Pseudomonas mandelii genome encodes:
- a CDS encoding DUF4142 domain-containing protein, producing MSRMATRLRTASLVTLLGLFANSAFAQSPAEFINDASAKGMADIEASRLAHQKSESKEVKDYTIVVINDRTTANQHLAKIAKQLDLPVAPREEVVDKAKALMPEVKDGASFDQAYTASQVKTTQEAIEQLQQVAQTTDVPQIKAFAEETLPKLQNHLEMARALQASR from the coding sequence ATGAGCCGGATGGCCACCCGATTACGCACTGCCAGTCTTGTCACGTTGCTGGGCCTGTTTGCCAACAGTGCCTTCGCCCAGTCGCCCGCCGAGTTCATCAACGATGCGTCGGCCAAAGGCATGGCCGACATCGAAGCCAGTCGCCTGGCGCACCAGAAAAGCGAATCCAAAGAGGTCAAGGACTACACCATCGTGGTCATCAACGACCGCACGACCGCCAACCAACACTTGGCGAAAATCGCCAAACAGCTGGATTTGCCGGTTGCCCCTCGCGAAGAAGTGGTCGACAAGGCCAAAGCCTTGATGCCGGAAGTGAAGGACGGCGCATCCTTTGATCAGGCTTATACCGCCAGTCAGGTGAAGACGACCCAGGAAGCCATCGAGCAGCTTCAACAAGTCGCTCAGACCACCGACGTGCCGCAAATCAAAGCCTTCGCTGAGGAAACCTTGCCCAAACTGCAGAACCACCTGGAAATGGCCAGAGCGTTGCAAGCCAGTCGCTAG
- a CDS encoding sensor domain-containing protein, translating into MATRNSAPLASYIDLLLDAVCAVDKQGRFVFVSAACERIFGYTPDELIGQPMIDMVHPADRQRTLDAAREIMGGDPKLNFENRYLRKDGAVVHILWSARWSEVDQLRIAVARDITERKQAESRQAALYAISEAAHAAEDLLALFKRIHLIIGEWLPALNFSVALYDEHCAQLNFPYHVDDHELQPEQPGTMTGRLCAEVIRSGQPILLTLDQDTLPEGFEASVSGQDSPCWLGVPLNSQNGIIGALIVKSVPGGERYTEQDKELLQYVCAQVATAIERKQLHARLQRMAQYDQLTQLPNRALLRDRLQNSLAQARTDSGRMALLYVDLDRFKEVNDTHGHAVGDMLLQAVANRLKGCVRETDTVARIGGDEFVVLLHSIHAAEDADNVAGKIRQVLAQPLRLDGQSVNIRPSIGVAHYPEHGTEEQQLFRHADEAMYAAKRQHHQRLGA; encoded by the coding sequence ATGGCAACCAGAAATTCCGCGCCGTTGGCGAGCTACATCGATCTCTTGCTGGACGCCGTCTGTGCGGTGGATAAACAAGGTCGCTTCGTATTTGTCAGCGCGGCCTGCGAGCGTATTTTCGGCTACACCCCGGACGAGCTGATCGGCCAGCCGATGATCGACATGGTGCACCCCGCCGATCGCCAGCGCACCCTCGACGCCGCGCGCGAGATCATGGGCGGTGATCCCAAACTCAACTTCGAAAACCGCTACCTGCGCAAGGACGGCGCGGTGGTGCATATCCTGTGGTCGGCGCGCTGGTCTGAAGTCGATCAGTTGCGCATTGCTGTGGCCCGGGACATCACCGAGCGCAAGCAAGCCGAATCCCGGCAAGCGGCGTTATACGCGATCTCCGAGGCGGCTCACGCAGCGGAAGATTTGCTGGCGTTGTTCAAGCGCATCCACTTGATCATCGGCGAATGGCTGCCGGCACTGAATTTCTCCGTGGCGCTGTATGACGAGCACTGTGCGCAGCTGAACTTTCCGTATCACGTCGACGACCATGAACTGCAGCCCGAGCAGCCCGGAACCATGACCGGGCGCCTCTGTGCCGAAGTGATTCGCAGCGGTCAGCCGATTTTGCTGACCCTGGACCAGGACACTCTGCCAGAAGGCTTTGAGGCATCGGTCTCCGGACAGGACTCGCCTTGCTGGCTGGGTGTCCCGTTGAACTCGCAAAACGGCATCATTGGCGCGCTGATCGTCAAAAGCGTACCGGGTGGCGAGCGCTACACCGAGCAGGACAAGGAGCTGTTGCAATACGTCTGCGCCCAGGTCGCCACCGCAATCGAGCGCAAGCAGTTACATGCCCGGTTACAACGCATGGCCCAATACGACCAACTGACTCAACTGCCCAACCGGGCGTTGCTGCGCGACCGGCTTCAAAATTCGCTGGCGCAGGCTCGCACGGATTCCGGGCGGATGGCATTGCTGTACGTCGACCTCGACCGCTTCAAGGAGGTCAACGACACCCATGGCCACGCAGTCGGCGACATGCTGTTGCAGGCGGTCGCCAATCGACTCAAGGGCTGCGTGCGTGAGACCGACACAGTGGCGCGTATCGGTGGGGATGAGTTTGTGGTGTTGTTGCACAGCATCCACGCGGCGGAAGACGCTGACAACGTTGCGGGGAAAATCCGTCAGGTGCTGGCGCAACCCCTGCGCCTGGACGGGCAAAGCGTGAACATCCGGCCGAGTATCGGCGTCGCGCATTACCCCGAGCATGGCACCGAAGAACAGCAACTGTTCCGGCATGCCGATGAGGCCATGTATGCGGCCAAGCGCCAACATCATCAGCGCCTCGGGGCCTGA
- a CDS encoding PA3715 family protein, with amino-acid sequence MTLKSGWVNCVALCGLVMTTQAFADCEKPFLAGDFGYSVCKDWPAYPGLTITALSQFESGYSASDYGPQGKYDLNLAVVTAGDSKPLATYHKTSVFESDAIAFEGLQLDTARYKLTPEVRAFGVRATFNGSSRVNPVSEKLLSLYVKEGDKLRPVLDKLITYEYGGEWDGNCAGERYQYTRTVEIGQTSSHGFADLIVKTVSTSETGKGQGDACESKTMTAKPVLTTLRYDGKTYVLPQGFKGL; translated from the coding sequence ATGACATTGAAGTCTGGGTGGGTGAATTGTGTGGCGCTGTGCGGGTTGGTGATGACTACGCAGGCGTTCGCTGATTGTGAGAAGCCGTTTCTGGCGGGCGATTTCGGCTATTCGGTTTGCAAAGACTGGCCAGCCTATCCCGGGTTGACGATTACAGCGTTATCGCAGTTCGAATCGGGATATTCGGCAAGCGATTATGGTCCTCAGGGAAAATATGATCTCAATCTTGCCGTGGTGACGGCTGGCGATTCGAAACCGCTGGCGACGTATCACAAGACATCGGTTTTTGAATCGGATGCCATCGCCTTTGAGGGACTGCAACTCGATACCGCTCGTTACAAGCTCACTCCTGAAGTAAGAGCGTTTGGTGTGCGCGCCACGTTCAATGGCTCGTCTCGGGTAAATCCCGTGAGTGAAAAGTTGCTGTCGCTCTATGTGAAAGAGGGCGACAAGTTGCGTCCGGTCCTGGATAAGCTCATCACCTACGAGTATGGCGGTGAATGGGATGGCAATTGCGCCGGTGAGCGTTATCAATACACCCGTACCGTCGAAATCGGCCAAACCAGTTCACATGGATTCGCGGACTTGATCGTCAAGACCGTGTCCACCAGCGAAACAGGGAAAGGCCAAGGGGATGCATGTGAATCCAAAACCATGACAGCCAAACCGGTGCTGACAACACTTCGATATGACGGTAAAACCTACGTTCTGCCTCAAGGGTTCAAAGGCTTGTAA
- the fos gene encoding fosfomycin resistance glutathione transferase yields MLSGLNHLTLAVTDLNRSVAFYQDLLQLRLEATWDTGAYLSLPGLWLCLSVDPLRNSGPAADYTHYAFTISAIDFPVFVERLRSASVQEWRDNRSEGASFYFLDPDGHKLEAHVGDLASRLAACRVRPYAGMKFFDDQSVDIPGT; encoded by the coding sequence ATGCTCTCCGGCCTCAACCACCTGACCCTCGCCGTCACCGACCTGAACCGCAGCGTGGCGTTCTATCAAGACCTGCTGCAACTGCGCCTCGAAGCCACTTGGGACACCGGCGCCTATCTGTCACTGCCGGGTTTGTGGCTGTGCCTGTCCGTTGATCCGCTGCGCAACTCGGGGCCCGCCGCCGATTACACCCATTACGCCTTCACCATCAGCGCAATCGATTTTCCCGTGTTCGTCGAACGCCTGCGATCCGCCAGCGTACAAGAATGGCGCGACAACCGCAGCGAAGGCGCGTCCTTCTATTTCCTCGATCCGGACGGCCACAAGCTCGAAGCCCACGTTGGCGATCTGGCGTCGCGGCTGGCCGCCTGTCGCGTGCGGCCGTATGCGGGAATGAAGTTCTTCGACGATCAGTCAGTCGATATACCCGGGACCTGA
- the tam gene encoding trans-aconitate 2-methyltransferase, giving the protein MSWSARQYVAFEDERTRPARDLLAAVPPVDARSAIDIGCGPGNSTELLVERFANATVRGLDSSTNMIDAARKRLPQLQFDTADIDTWNEPGPFDVIFANAVLQWVPDHATLLPSLAARLSDGGSLAIQMPDNLNEPSHRLMREVAADGPWASKLVDAAGQRTDMASASEYYSMLRPHCARVDVWRTTYHHPLAGGASGVVEWFKGSGLRPFLEPLNDAEKEQYLKQYQAAIEQAYPALSDGSVLLPFPRLFIVATR; this is encoded by the coding sequence ATGAGTTGGTCCGCCAGACAATACGTCGCTTTTGAAGATGAACGCACCCGCCCGGCCCGCGATTTGCTGGCGGCGGTCCCGCCCGTGGACGCGCGATCGGCCATCGACATCGGTTGCGGCCCCGGCAATTCGACCGAGTTGCTGGTGGAGCGCTTCGCCAATGCCACGGTGCGTGGCCTGGACAGTTCGACCAATATGATCGACGCCGCCCGCAAGCGCTTACCCCAGCTGCAATTCGACACGGCTGACATTGATACCTGGAACGAGCCGGGGCCGTTCGATGTGATTTTCGCCAACGCGGTGTTGCAGTGGGTGCCCGACCACGCGACGTTACTGCCTTCTCTGGCCGCCCGACTGAGCGATGGCGGCAGCCTGGCCATTCAAATGCCCGACAATCTCAACGAGCCGTCCCATCGCCTGATGCGCGAAGTCGCTGCCGATGGACCGTGGGCCAGCAAGTTGGTAGACGCCGCCGGGCAACGCACGGACATGGCGAGTGCCAGCGAGTACTACTCGATGCTGCGACCGCACTGTGCGCGAGTCGATGTGTGGCGCACCACGTACCATCACCCGCTCGCGGGCGGCGCCTCGGGGGTGGTCGAGTGGTTCAAGGGCAGCGGCTTGCGGCCGTTTCTCGAGCCGCTGAATGACGCGGAAAAAGAGCAATACCTCAAGCAGTATCAAGCTGCGATCGAGCAGGCCTATCCGGCGCTGAGCGATGGTTCGGTGCTGTTGCCATTCCCGCGGTTGTTTATCGTCGCGACGCGCTAG
- a CDS encoding low affinity iron permease family protein has translation MKFAKISQKLALWAGSPKTFMGALILIGLWGLSGPIFDYNDTWQLIINTSTTIITFLMVFLIQNTQNRDTDILHLKIDELLRVNKEAQNAMLGLELLDLKQLEALRRHYRAMGEKDVHDLAGLATTSKRKQDLNEC, from the coding sequence ATGAAATTCGCAAAAATCTCGCAGAAACTCGCCCTGTGGGCCGGCAGTCCGAAGACGTTTATGGGGGCGTTGATACTGATTGGTCTGTGGGGGTTGAGCGGGCCGATATTTGATTACAACGACACCTGGCAACTGATCATCAACACCTCAACCACGATCATCACGTTCCTGATGGTGTTTCTGATCCAGAACACGCAGAACCGCGACACCGACATCCTGCACTTGAAAATCGATGAGTTGCTGCGGGTGAACAAAGAGGCGCAGAACGCGATGCTGGGGCTGGAATTGCTGGACCTCAAGCAACTGGAAGCGTTACGCAGACACTATCGCGCCATGGGCGAAAAAGACGTGCATGACCTGGCGGGGCTGGCCACTACGAGCAAGCGCAAACAGGACTTGAATGAGTGCTGA
- a CDS encoding LysR substrate-binding domain-containing protein, giving the protein MHQMNDLRRIDLNLLVILDALLSEQHVTRAAQRLHLSQPAVSHALARLRDLLGDPLLVRAGATLVPTPRAMELIAPLAEALAQVQSLLAPNAFDPATAKRTFRLAMSDYGAAIVLPGLIRTLRREAPGIDLQISHASREGMLDAVLNGDIDLAAGVFPELPNELRSTPLFEEHYACLVDRNSLPANGVLDLPTYLARPHVLLEMRGSGTPEIERALTALRERRRVAISLPHWSVAPEFISGTDLILTVASRGLREIDERSLVVVAPPFHIPSFTFVLVWHTRRGGDQALNWLNGRIGEGIVRA; this is encoded by the coding sequence ATGCACCAGATGAATGATCTGCGGCGTATCGACCTCAACTTGCTGGTGATCCTCGACGCCTTGCTCAGCGAGCAGCACGTCACGCGCGCGGCGCAGCGCTTACACCTGAGTCAGCCGGCGGTCAGTCATGCCCTGGCGCGGTTACGCGACTTGCTGGGAGACCCTTTGCTGGTGCGCGCGGGTGCCACGCTCGTACCCACGCCGCGAGCCATGGAATTGATCGCACCCTTGGCCGAAGCACTCGCTCAGGTGCAATCCTTGCTGGCCCCGAACGCTTTCGACCCGGCCACGGCCAAGCGCACGTTTCGTCTGGCAATGTCCGACTATGGCGCCGCCATCGTCCTGCCAGGGCTGATTCGCACCTTGCGCCGGGAAGCGCCGGGCATCGACCTGCAAATCAGCCACGCCAGCCGCGAAGGCATGCTCGACGCAGTACTTAACGGCGACATCGACCTGGCAGCAGGTGTCTTCCCTGAACTGCCAAACGAGCTGCGCAGCACGCCACTCTTCGAAGAGCACTACGCCTGCCTGGTCGACCGCAACAGCCTGCCTGCCAATGGCGTACTCGACCTGCCGACCTACCTCGCACGGCCACACGTCCTGCTGGAAATGCGCGGCAGCGGCACGCCTGAAATCGAGCGGGCGCTGACGGCGTTACGTGAACGCCGTCGCGTCGCGATCAGCCTGCCGCACTGGAGCGTCGCTCCGGAATTCATCAGTGGCACGGACCTGATTCTTACCGTGGCTTCACGTGGGCTGCGCGAGATTGATGAGCGCTCGCTGGTCGTAGTTGCGCCGCCGTTTCATATTCCGTCGTTTACGTTTGTGTTGGTCTGGCACACACGGCGGGGCGGGGATCAGGCGTTGAACTGGTTGAATGGGCGGATTGGGGAGGGGATAGTGCGCGCCTGA
- a CDS encoding LysE family translocator, protein MTPSLLMAVLASGFIYGITPGPGVLAVFGIGAARGRRAGAGFLCGHLLGDVVWCSTALIAIVGAREIGSTAFDVLGVLSGLYLFWLGLRAIRAKRSSADAPQGPARQPFWHGILFGLTNPKAYPVAVATFTALLSSRAELLHWSMLPWLIVLSFVGGLMAYAILIGIVGARQVRTLYQRHELAITRLCGVMFIGFAINALAHALPGLVTNKA, encoded by the coding sequence ATGACCCCATCGCTGCTAATGGCCGTTCTCGCCTCGGGTTTCATTTATGGCATCACACCGGGGCCGGGCGTATTGGCGGTGTTCGGGATTGGCGCCGCGCGTGGACGGCGGGCCGGGGCGGGGTTTCTCTGTGGGCATTTGTTGGGGGACGTGGTCTGGTGCAGCACGGCATTGATCGCGATTGTCGGTGCCCGTGAAATCGGCAGCACGGCGTTTGATGTGCTGGGCGTACTCAGCGGGCTGTACCTGTTTTGGCTCGGCTTGCGCGCCATACGGGCGAAGCGCAGCAGCGCCGATGCCCCTCAAGGCCCGGCTCGCCAGCCCTTTTGGCACGGCATTCTGTTTGGCCTCACCAATCCCAAGGCCTACCCCGTGGCGGTGGCGACGTTCACTGCGCTGCTGTCCAGCCGGGCGGAGTTGCTGCACTGGTCAATGTTGCCTTGGTTGATTGTCCTGAGCTTCGTCGGCGGTCTCATGGCCTACGCTATCCTCATTGGCATTGTTGGTGCACGGCAAGTTCGCACCTTGTATCAGCGCCATGAACTGGCGATCACACGGTTATGTGGGGTGATGTTTATCGGTTTCGCCATCAACGCCCTCGCTCATGCACTGCCGGGGCTGGTGACGAACAAGGCTTGA
- a CDS encoding DMT family transporter — translation MSTVHWAGLLLLAVVAGAVVPFQSAINANLTRGLGHPLWATLASLLVSIVVLLPIMLAMRLPLPSLAFISKAPLWMWAGGAFGVCFISLALMLLPKLGASGFIALALAGQVVASLVLDHFGWFGLVERQMTLPRVLGAVLLIAGVALIQFSAAPGKGLVAAG, via the coding sequence ATGAGTACAGTGCATTGGGCCGGGCTGTTGCTGCTGGCCGTGGTTGCCGGGGCGGTGGTGCCGTTTCAGAGCGCGATCAACGCCAACCTCACGCGTGGGTTGGGCCATCCGTTGTGGGCGACGCTAGCGTCGTTGCTGGTGAGTATCGTCGTGTTGTTGCCGATCATGTTGGCAATGCGCTTGCCGTTGCCGTCACTGGCGTTCATCAGCAAGGCGCCGTTGTGGATGTGGGCGGGGGGTGCGTTTGGGGTGTGTTTTATTTCGTTGGCGCTGATGCTGCTGCCCAAGCTGGGGGCGTCGGGGTTTATTGCGTTGGCGCTGGCGGGACAGGTGGTGGCTTCGCTGGTGCTGGATCACTTCGGGTGGTTTGGGTTGGTGGAACGACAGATGACGTTGCCGCGGGTGTTGGGGGCAGTCTTGTTGATCGCCGGGGTCGCGTTGATTCAGTTCAGTGCGGCGCCAGGGAAGGGGTTGGTGGCGGCGGGTTGA
- a CDS encoding PA3715 family protein, whose translation MLTTKKRLNSLVLFGLITAVSQAQAGCEEAPSGERTFTLCKVWPAYDDQTIVATSTFKPDSADANNDGGNVDLELSLIRSSSSKRLANYLKKDAYYSDAVAYEGLSIDTARYKLAPESRAFGIRSSFEHSSSVNPYHKTELALYLKEGDTLRPVLEGLIISTSRGEWDGNCAGEGERTQRTVDIGNTTHNGFADLVVSSTVTVTKNFRVGEECNDTSRKLKTTRVTLEYDGKHYVVPVALKG comes from the coding sequence ATGTTAACCACAAAGAAACGACTGAATTCACTTGTCTTGTTCGGCCTCATCACGGCTGTCAGCCAAGCGCAAGCGGGGTGCGAAGAAGCGCCCTCCGGTGAGCGAACGTTCACCCTTTGCAAAGTCTGGCCGGCGTATGACGACCAAACTATTGTGGCCACGTCGACATTCAAACCGGATTCCGCTGACGCGAACAACGATGGCGGAAACGTTGATCTGGAACTGTCGCTCATACGTTCATCCAGTTCGAAACGCCTGGCCAATTACCTTAAAAAAGATGCCTATTATTCAGACGCTGTGGCGTATGAAGGGTTGTCCATTGATACGGCACGCTACAAGTTGGCGCCCGAAAGTCGCGCTTTTGGCATTCGTTCGAGTTTCGAACACAGCTCGAGCGTAAACCCTTATCACAAAACCGAACTGGCCTTGTATCTCAAGGAGGGCGATACATTACGTCCAGTATTGGAAGGGCTAATCATTTCTACGAGCAGGGGCGAGTGGGATGGTAACTGCGCGGGAGAGGGCGAACGTACACAAAGAACCGTCGATATTGGCAACACAACTCATAACGGATTTGCAGATCTTGTTGTCAGTTCCACCGTGACGGTGACCAAAAACTTTCGGGTTGGAGAAGAGTGCAACGATACGTCCCGCAAGTTGAAAACAACTCGGGTTACCCTGGAATACGACGGCAAGCACTACGTCGTGCCAGTAGCACTCAAAGGTTAA
- a CDS encoding multidrug effflux MFS transporter → MKSSTTLLVTCSTVFLAQLGMSIYLPALPDIARGLSADASQVSWGLAVYLIGMALPMLFWGSLGQRIGRKPVLLAALGIYGLGNLALPLSQSLETFLFWRLVQGMGASGISVMARVLIRDSFRGDLLAKALSWLSISFVVALGIGQYLGSIIQVVLGWPAIFYLLGGASLLMAMAVARVTFPLLNEEPVQSSAWPSYWRILRDRAFLLPALAGGLGYGVIIAFNTAAPLILQGPFNWSAVEYGLLGWPISAAYFLGALGVNAFVLRTGQRWLMTAGVGLVLGGSAVMLLGSIAGTSVALLLWLPYCFAVFGQSLNYPISLSLANDGSPVGGAYAMALSGFIHQLMAAIIGAIASLIASQQAWPLSLFCTLLALGAMVCVRLAPGRQTD, encoded by the coding sequence ATGAAGAGCAGCACCACCCTCCTCGTCACCTGCAGCACGGTGTTTCTCGCCCAACTGGGCATGAGCATTTACCTGCCGGCGTTGCCGGACATTGCCCGGGGTCTGTCAGCCGACGCCTCGCAGGTGTCCTGGGGGTTGGCCGTGTACCTGATCGGCATGGCGCTGCCGATGTTGTTCTGGGGCAGTCTGGGGCAGCGCATTGGCCGAAAGCCGGTGTTGCTCGCCGCACTCGGTATCTACGGGCTGGGTAACCTTGCCCTGCCCTTGAGCCAGTCGCTTGAAACGTTCCTGTTCTGGCGTCTGGTCCAGGGGATGGGTGCCAGCGGGATTTCGGTCATGGCGCGGGTATTGATCCGCGACAGTTTCCGCGGTGACCTGCTGGCCAAGGCGTTGTCCTGGCTCTCGATTTCGTTTGTAGTGGCGCTGGGGATCGGCCAGTACCTGGGGTCGATCATTCAGGTGGTGCTGGGCTGGCCGGCGATTTTCTATCTGTTGGGTGGCGCGAGTCTGTTGATGGCGATGGCGGTGGCGCGGGTCACGTTCCCGCTGCTGAACGAGGAGCCTGTTCAGTCGTCCGCCTGGCCGAGTTACTGGCGCATTTTGCGTGATCGCGCCTTCCTGCTGCCGGCACTCGCCGGCGGCCTCGGTTATGGGGTGATCATTGCGTTCAACACCGCAGCGCCGCTGATTCTGCAAGGCCCCTTCAACTGGTCGGCCGTGGAATACGGGCTGTTGGGCTGGCCGATCAGCGCGGCGTATTTCCTAGGGGCTTTGGGGGTCAATGCCTTCGTGCTTCGCACCGGTCAACGCTGGCTGATGACGGCGGGCGTGGGCCTGGTATTGGGCGGTAGCGCGGTGATGTTGCTGGGGAGCATCGCGGGCACTTCCGTTGCGCTGCTGCTCTGGTTGCCATACTGCTTTGCCGTGTTCGGGCAGTCTTTGAACTACCCGATCAGCCTGTCCCTGGCCAACGACGGCTCGCCGGTCGGCGGGGCTTATGCGATGGCGTTGAGTGGTTTCATCCACCAGCTGATGGCCGCCATCATCGGCGCGATTGCCAGTCTGATCGCGAGCCAGCAAGCATGGCCACTGTCCCTGTTTTGCACCTTGCTGGCCTTGGGCGCGATGGTGTGCGTGAGGCTCGCGCCCGGCCGGCAAACCGACTAG
- a CDS encoding aminotransferase class I/II-fold pyridoxal phosphate-dependent enzyme: MDPTTHTTNTFTNYRKLISLADHSWDTAEAGKVAGLNVDIRSSNRMVDQHGRAFHHFCTTSYLGLDHHPDLLDGAMTTLWETGTLRVANSKNRCKLAILELYETELSALFGATCLSTLSCSAASAGILPLLASGVFTENQPPVMVFDRLAHYSMNHLKAACADETKVVTSPHNDMDFLETQCQHHNRVAYVADGAYSMGGVADMDGLLYLRDRYGLFLYLDDSHALSAVGTCGAGLVRPRLQALDDDALIVASLAKSFGASGGLVMLGNERQKKLIQRYGGPSNWSQSLNSAAIGAGRASIQLHRTPAFVALQEKLQANIRLFDSLIRTAQQGSNMAIRLIHCGEATLANRIAIELANLGFFTSTVFFPVVEQGKAAIRITLRADMEPMLIRHFCELVTELLPAHTRDLS; this comes from the coding sequence ATGGACCCGACAACACACACTACAAACACTTTCACCAACTATAGAAAACTGATCTCGTTGGCGGACCACAGCTGGGACACTGCGGAAGCAGGGAAAGTCGCGGGATTGAACGTCGACATCAGAAGCAGCAACCGCATGGTTGACCAACATGGGCGCGCCTTTCATCACTTCTGCACCACCTCCTACCTGGGCCTGGATCACCATCCCGATTTGCTCGACGGTGCCATGACCACTTTGTGGGAAACCGGTACCTTGCGCGTCGCCAACTCGAAAAACCGCTGCAAACTGGCGATCCTGGAGCTGTACGAAACCGAGCTCTCGGCACTGTTCGGCGCCACGTGCCTAAGCACCTTATCGTGCAGCGCGGCGAGTGCCGGCATCCTGCCGCTGCTGGCCAGTGGCGTATTTACCGAGAACCAGCCACCGGTGATGGTATTTGACCGGTTGGCACACTACTCGATGAATCACCTCAAAGCCGCCTGCGCCGACGAAACCAAGGTCGTGACCAGTCCGCACAACGACATGGACTTCCTCGAAACGCAGTGCCAGCACCACAACAGGGTCGCGTATGTTGCCGACGGCGCGTACAGCATGGGCGGAGTCGCCGACATGGACGGTCTGTTGTACTTGAGGGATCGCTATGGCCTTTTTCTCTATCTCGACGACTCCCACGCACTGTCCGCCGTTGGCACTTGCGGGGCCGGTCTGGTACGCCCAAGGTTGCAGGCTCTGGACGATGACGCCTTGATCGTCGCCTCATTGGCCAAGTCATTTGGCGCCAGCGGCGGGCTGGTGATGCTGGGCAATGAACGGCAGAAAAAGCTGATTCAACGTTATGGCGGCCCCAGCAATTGGTCGCAAAGTCTGAACAGCGCGGCCATCGGTGCGGGAAGGGCCTCCATCCAGTTGCATCGCACGCCGGCATTCGTCGCGCTACAGGAAAAACTTCAGGCTAATATCCGGCTCTTTGACAGCCTGATACGAACCGCACAACAGGGCAGTAACATGGCCATCCGCTTGATCCACTGCGGTGAAGCGACGCTGGCCAACCGTATTGCCATCGAATTGGCCAATCTCGGTTTCTTTACCTCGACAGTCTTTTTCCCCGTGGTCGAACAAGGCAAGGCTGCGATCAGAATCACCTTGCGCGCCGACATGGAGCCGATGCTGATCCGCCATTTCTGTGAACTCGTCACCGAGCTTTTACCCGCACACACCCGGGACCTCAGCTAG
- a CDS encoding KGG domain-containing protein — protein MPNSRNSNSGNFANDRTKASEAGRKGGKTTTTTVDKDPAKPDMGRKGGQKSK, from the coding sequence ATGCCTAACTCAAGAAACTCGAACTCGGGAAACTTCGCTAACGATCGAACGAAGGCGTCAGAAGCCGGTCGCAAAGGTGGGAAAACTACCACTACGACCGTCGATAAAGACCCTGCGAAACCCGATATGGGCCGCAAAGGTGGTCAGAAGTCGAAGTAG